The following proteins come from a genomic window of Triticum aestivum cultivar Chinese Spring chromosome 6A, IWGSC CS RefSeq v2.1, whole genome shotgun sequence:
- the LOC123128813 gene encoding probable protein phosphatase 2C 27 isoform X1, translated as MCVEGFEDAQIERPADFAMERVCENTVSIDFKQAKMVAGIEESWHNFVPAIRSGDWSDIGGRDYMEDAHVCIPNLAKNFGYNMVDDEVISFYGVFDGHGGKDAAQYVRDNLPRVIVEDAAFPLELEKAVRRSFVQTDSQFAEKCSLQDGLSSGTTALTAMIFGRSLLVANAGDCRAVLSRRGAAIEMSKDHRTCCLNERKRVESLGGYVDDGYLNGQLAVTRALGDWHLDGLKEIGEPGGPLSAEPELKMITLTKDDEFLIIGSDGIWDYFSNQNSVDFARRRLQEHNDLRRCCKEIVEEAIRRGATDNLTAVMVSFHQEAPPQIRVNRAGRVERSISAEGLHSLRVLLEGQ; from the exons ATGTGCGTGGAGGGATTCGAGGACGCGCAGATCGAGAGGCCGGCGGATTTCGCG ATGGAGAGAGTCTGTGAAAACACAGTGTCCATTGATTTCAAGCAAGCCAAGATGGTGGCTGGGATTGAAGAGAGCTGGCACAATTTTGTCCCAGCTATCCGATCAGGGGATTGGTCTGACATTGGTGGCCGTGATTACATGGAAGATGCGCATGTCTGCATCCCCAACCTAGCCAAGAACTTTGGGTACAACATGGTGGATGATGAAGTTATTTCCTTCTATGGG GTGTTTGATGGACATGGTGGAAAAGATGCCGCACAGTATGTTCGCGACAACTTGCCACGGGTCATCGTGGAAGATGCTGCTTTTCCTCTTGAGCTCGAGAAGGCAGTCAGGAGGTCGTTTGTGCAAACTGACAGTCAGTTTGCAGAGAAGTGCTCTCTACAGGATGGGCTTTCTTCTGGAACAACTGCACTTACAGCAATGATTTTTGGGAG GTCTCTTCTGGTCGCAAATGCTGGTGATTGCCGAGCGGTCCTCTCCCGGCGCGGCGCCGCAATCGAAATGTCCAAGGACCACAGGACCTGCTGCCTGAATGAAAGAAAGCGGGTCGAATCCCTAGGCGGCTACGTCGACGACGGCTATCTGAACGGCCAGCTAGCGGTCACCAGAGCGCTGGGTGACTGGCACCTCGACGGCCTGAAGGAGATAGGCGAGCCGGGAGGCCCGCTGAGCGCAGAACCGGAGCTCAAGATGATCACGCTGACCAAGGACGATGAGTTCCTCATCATCGGCAGCGACGGCATCTGGGACTACTTCTCCAACCAGAACTCGGTGGACTTTGCGCGGCGGAGGCTCCAGGAGCACAACGACCTCCGGCGGTGCTGCAAGGAGATCGTGGAGGAGGCGATCCGGCGGGGCGCCACTGACAACCTGACGGCGGTCATGGTCTCCTTCCACCAGGAGGCCCCTCCCCAGATCAGGGTGAACAGGGCGGGCAGGGTCGAGCGGAGCATCTCGGCCGAGGGGCTCCATAGCCTCAGGGTGCTCCTGGAAGGCCAGTGA
- the LOC123128813 gene encoding probable protein phosphatase 2C 27 isoform X2: MERVCENTVSIDFKQAKMVAGIEESWHNFVPAIRSGDWSDIGGRDYMEDAHVCIPNLAKNFGYNMVDDEVISFYGVFDGHGGKDAAQYVRDNLPRVIVEDAAFPLELEKAVRRSFVQTDSQFAEKCSLQDGLSSGTTALTAMIFGRSLLVANAGDCRAVLSRRGAAIEMSKDHRTCCLNERKRVESLGGYVDDGYLNGQLAVTRALGDWHLDGLKEIGEPGGPLSAEPELKMITLTKDDEFLIIGSDGIWDYFSNQNSVDFARRRLQEHNDLRRCCKEIVEEAIRRGATDNLTAVMVSFHQEAPPQIRVNRAGRVERSISAEGLHSLRVLLEGQ, translated from the exons ATGGAGAGAGTCTGTGAAAACACAGTGTCCATTGATTTCAAGCAAGCCAAGATGGTGGCTGGGATTGAAGAGAGCTGGCACAATTTTGTCCCAGCTATCCGATCAGGGGATTGGTCTGACATTGGTGGCCGTGATTACATGGAAGATGCGCATGTCTGCATCCCCAACCTAGCCAAGAACTTTGGGTACAACATGGTGGATGATGAAGTTATTTCCTTCTATGGG GTGTTTGATGGACATGGTGGAAAAGATGCCGCACAGTATGTTCGCGACAACTTGCCACGGGTCATCGTGGAAGATGCTGCTTTTCCTCTTGAGCTCGAGAAGGCAGTCAGGAGGTCGTTTGTGCAAACTGACAGTCAGTTTGCAGAGAAGTGCTCTCTACAGGATGGGCTTTCTTCTGGAACAACTGCACTTACAGCAATGATTTTTGGGAG GTCTCTTCTGGTCGCAAATGCTGGTGATTGCCGAGCGGTCCTCTCCCGGCGCGGCGCCGCAATCGAAATGTCCAAGGACCACAGGACCTGCTGCCTGAATGAAAGAAAGCGGGTCGAATCCCTAGGCGGCTACGTCGACGACGGCTATCTGAACGGCCAGCTAGCGGTCACCAGAGCGCTGGGTGACTGGCACCTCGACGGCCTGAAGGAGATAGGCGAGCCGGGAGGCCCGCTGAGCGCAGAACCGGAGCTCAAGATGATCACGCTGACCAAGGACGATGAGTTCCTCATCATCGGCAGCGACGGCATCTGGGACTACTTCTCCAACCAGAACTCGGTGGACTTTGCGCGGCGGAGGCTCCAGGAGCACAACGACCTCCGGCGGTGCTGCAAGGAGATCGTGGAGGAGGCGATCCGGCGGGGCGCCACTGACAACCTGACGGCGGTCATGGTCTCCTTCCACCAGGAGGCCCCTCCCCAGATCAGGGTGAACAGGGCGGGCAGGGTCGAGCGGAGCATCTCGGCCGAGGGGCTCCATAGCCTCAGGGTGCTCCTGGAAGGCCAGTGA
- the LOC123128814 gene encoding uncharacterized protein → MKIRRFCSAPADFGIRNWQWPITVMLPLPVIHLTWREVSCSPICDLWDLPLIYSIQRLEPRSSRLSQVLSPPLIYSLYRRKPRPGRHHGSLCRRRDPRRAAAERLSLAPARLSLLGVGCFESFRQCAPVALPVLLCCDLLLGASATADLFSFADLLASAAAARGARRSQVVLEVTAREFVPKMSQEAVAQMGQEEQGHLALAGPAAR, encoded by the exons ATGAAGATTCGCAGGTTTTGTTCAGCTCCTGCAGATTTCGGAATCAG GAATTGGCAATGGCCTATTACAGTAATGCTTCCTCTACCCGTCATTCACTTGACCTGGAGAGAG GTTTCATGCTCTCCTATTTGTGATCTATGGGATTTGCCCTTGATCTATTCGATACAACGACTAGAACCACGCTCCAGCCGCCTATCGCAGGTCCTTTCGCCGCCGCTGATCTATTCGCTATATCGACGGAAACCACGCCCTGGCCGCCATCACGGATCCCTTTGCCGGCGCCGAGATCCTAGACGTGCCGCCGCCGAGCGCTTGTCGCTCGCCCCTGCCCGTCTCTCCCTCCTCGGCGTTGGCTGCTTCGAGTCCTTCAGACAGTGTGCCCCAGTCGCGCTCCCGGTCCTCCTCTGCTGCGACCTCCTCCTGGGCGCCTCGGCCACGGCTGACCTCTTCTCCTTCGCCGATCTCCTCgcgtccgccgccgctgcccggggAGCACGCCGATCGCAGGTCGTCCTGGAGGTCACGGCTAGGGAGTTCGTCCCCAAGATGTCGCAGGAGGCTGTGGCGCAGATGGGCCAAGAGGAGCAGGGGCACCTTGCACTTGCCGGCCCAGCAGCTCGTTAG